In Elephas maximus indicus isolate mEleMax1 chromosome 7, mEleMax1 primary haplotype, whole genome shotgun sequence, the following proteins share a genomic window:
- the LOC126079681 gene encoding olfactory receptor 10AG1-like encodes MKCEVKKAEGNVSTVMQFVLLGFSDLSNLQGFLFGVFSIIYIIIIIGNSLIIVLTSLDPALQKPMYFFLANFSLLEISYVTVTLPRMLMNLWTQNRSISVLGCATQMCFFLMLGATECFLLAVMAYDRYVAICNPLHYPLVMNQKMCVQLAVGSWIIGIPVQIGQTTQVFCLHFCNCNQINHFFCDIPHIIKLACGDTAVHEMSVYVVTILIVTVPFMLILASYSKIICTILKLPTASGQAKAFSTCSSHLLVVLLFFGSTTITYLRPKSYHSAGMDKLLSLFYTIVTPLFNPMIYSLRNKDVIAALRKFFLKM; translated from the coding sequence ATGAAATGTGAAGTGAAAAAAGCTGAAGGCAATGTCTCTACAGTGATGCAATTTGTACTGCTGGGATTTTCTGATCTTTCAAATCTCCAAGGATTTCTCTTTGGAGTGTTCTCCATCATTTACATAATTATTATAATTGGAAATAGCCTCATAATAGTACTAACCAGTCTCGATCCTGCATTACAgaaacccatgtattttttcctggcaaATTTTTCCTTATTGGAAATTTCTTATGTAACTGTCACTCTACCCAGGATGCTAATGAATCTTTGGACACAGAACAGAAGCATTTCTGTGCTGGGATGTGCTACCCAAATGTGCTTCTTTCTTATGCTGGGGGCCACTGAATGTTTCCTCCTGGCAGTGATggcttatgaccgctatgtggccatttgtaaccctctgcACTACCCTCTAGTCATGAACCAAAAGATGTGTGTCCAGCTAGCAGTTGGCTCCTGGATCATTGGCATCCCAGTCCAGATAGGGCAAACAACTCAGGTTTTCTGTCTACATTTTTGCAATTGTAACCAAAttaaccacttcttctgtgacatcCCTCATATCATCAAGCTGGCCTGTGGGGACACTGCTGTTCATGAGATGTCTGTCTATGTAGTAACTATATTGATTGTCACTGTCCCTTTTATGTTGATACTTGCCTCCTACAGTAAAATCATCTGCACCATTTTAAAGTTGCCAACAGCCTCAGGACAGGCTAAAGCCTTCTCCACATGTTCTTCTCACCTGCTGGTTGTGCTTTTATTCTTTGGATCTACTACCATCACCTATTTAAGACCCAAATCCTATCATTCTGCAGGAATGGACAAGCTACTCTCTCTTTTTTACACCATAGTGACTCCGCTGTTTAATCCCATGatatacagccttagaaacaaagatgttatTGCCGCACTGAGAAAATTCTTTCTTAAAATGTAG
- the LOC126080197 gene encoding olfactory receptor-like protein OLF1 → MIEGNYTLVTEFILLGFPTRPELQIVLLLVFLMYGVILMGNIGLIMLIRIDSRLQTPMYFFLSNLSFVDLCYSSAIVPKMLVNFLSENKSISCYGCALQFYFSCTFADTESFILAAMAYDRYVTICNPLLYTVVMSRGIRVWLIVLSYIGGNMSSLVHISFAFILKYCDKNVINHFVCDLPPLLKLSCTDTSVNEWLLSTYGSSMEVICFIISYYFILLSVLKIHSSSGRKKAFSTCASHLTSVVIYQGTLLFIYSRPGSLYSPNTDKIISVFYTIVVPVLNPLIYSLSNKDVKDAAKKALRSKADSSS, encoded by the coding sequence ATGATAGAAGGAAACTACACCTTGGTGACTGAGTTTATTCTATTAGGGTTTCCAACTCGCCCTGAGCTTCAGATTGTCCTATTGCTGGTGTTTCTGATGTATGGTGTGATTCTAATGGGGAACATTGGCTTGATCATGTTAATCAGAATAGATTCCCGTCTTCAGAcccccatgtatttttttctcagtaaCCTATCCTTTGTAGACCTTTGTTATTCTTCAGCCATTGTTCCCAAAATGCTGGTCAACTTCCTCTCAGAGAACAAATCCATTTCCTGTTATGGCTGTGCCCTGCAGTTCTATTTTTCCTGTACTTTTGCAGATACAGAATCCTTTATCTTGGCTgccatggcctatgatcgctatgtCACCATCTGTAACCCTTTGCTGTATACAGTTGTGATGTCCCGAGGCATCCGTGTATGGCTGATTGTCTTGTCCTATATTGGTGGCAACATGAGCTCCCTGGTTCATATATCCTTTGCCTTTATTCTGAAATACTGTGACAAAAATGTGATTAATCACTTTGTCTGTGACCTCCCTCCACTGCTTAAGCTCTCCTGCACAGACACCTCAGTTAATGAGTGGCTCCTCTCCACGTATGGCAGCTCCATGGAAGTCATCTGCTTCATTATCTCCTACTATTTCATTCTTCTCTCAGTCTTAAAGATTCACTCTTCCAGTGGgaggaagaaagccttctccaCGTGTGCCTCTCACCTGACTTCTGTGGTCATTTATCAGGGGACTCTACTGTTTATTTACTCAAGGCCGGGCTCCCTGTATTCTCCCAACACTGATAAAATCATCTCGGTGTTCTACACCATTGTCGTCCCAGTGCTAAATCCACTGATTTACAGTTTGAGTAATAAAGATGTAAAGGATGCAGCTAAGAAAGCTCTAAGATCAAAGGCAGATTCCTCCTCATGA